The sequence ATATCATGGAGCAGCTCCAATAATTTCTGCACTTTTAAATCACAATCTAATAGAAGCAAAAGCGTTTTCTCAAGAAGAAACATTTAAAGCCGCTCGATTGTTTTCAAAACTTGAAGGTATTATTCCTGCTCCAGAATCTTCACATGCAATAGCCGGTGCAATAAAAGAAGCATTAAATGCAAAAAAAGAAAATAAAGAAAAAATAATTGTATTCACACTTTCTGGCCATGGATTATTTGATTTAAATGCATATATATAATATTTTTCAACAAATATAATCATACAAAACAATTTTCAAATTTCAATGATATTATATTTATTTTAATTTGTATATTATTGATTTTTAATTTATGAAAGTTTTAAGATAATAGTAGAAAAGGTGAATATTGATAAAATTAACCCCTCATTTGGAGGGGTTAAAATGATAGAAAATATTTAAACTAAAAAATAAAAAAACTAAATTTAATTAAACTTATCAAAATTTTGTTTAAAAAAAGTACTAATATAATTTTTGTATATTAAAAATATATGGCATTTAAATGATCGGAAGCTCTACAAGAAAAGTTTTAAAAGATTTTGCCAAAAGATACAGAAAGTATCAGTTTTTTCTGTTTTTAATAACTATTTTACTCGTCTTGTTGAGTGCATTCAGACCTTTCCTGCTCCAGAGGTTAATCGATATGTTGAAACAAAAAAGCAACTATAGTTTTCAAATTTGGTATTTTACTTGTTTTAGTAATGATAATTGAAAGATTTACAACATACATTGCAAATTTAATTCATACTATATCTTCAAGTAAAGCTATTTCAAGAAAATAATCAAGAATTATTTCACATACCTTAAACCTAGATTATGAAACACTAAAAAATTATAACTCAAGTAATATAGTTTCAATGCCAACATCCGATATTTATAAACTTGCACCCTCTATGGTTAACTTTATTTCTACAGTTGTATTTAATATTATCCATTTTCTGGTAATTTCAGCAATTTTAGTATGGCTAAATATTAAATTATTAATTATAGCATTTTGTTCCTTGCCAATATATTATTTGCTTTTAAAAACTTTTGAAACATGGCTAAACTCACACTCAAGAAATGAAAGAGAAAAATATAGTGAAAAAAATGAACTTTCTTCAATGAATTTTAAATGGAATAATTAATCTAAAAAGCTTTTTGCTCACAAAAAATTTGCAAAAATCTGAAATATGGGCTGATAGTAGGATAAAAAGTTATTCAATGTACATACTTATACAAAATTTCATAGCTTCCATAACATATGTAACAAACGGAAAAATAAGTCTTGGAACACTAATAGCATTTTATTCCTACAAGCAATTAATATGCGAACCAATACAAATAATAAACTCTGAAATTATTAAAATTCAAAAACTTGAACCTTATGCAGAAAAATATATTAAATTTTTATCTGAAAAGATTGAAAAAGAAAAAGGAAGCCAAACAATCGAAAAAACAAGTATTGCAGTTGAAACATTAAGCTTTGGATATGACAAAAATTTACTTGAAAATATAAGCTTTGAAATAGATGAAAATGAAACAATTGCAATTGTTGTGAGAAACGGAAGTGGCAAAAGTACCTTAATGAAAATACTCATCAATTTATTTAAAAACAAATCAGGGAAAATTTATATTTGTAATAAAAATCTTGAAGATATTCCAGAAGAAAATATTAAACACGCTATAAAATTAGCAAAAATTGACTTTAAAAATCTAAATGATCCAGTAAGTGAAAACACACTTTCGGAAGGACAAAAAATGAGAATAATACTAGCTAGAGCACTTGCAAGAAAACCTAAAATCTTAATTTTAGATGAAACTCTTTCCGGAATAGATACTGAAATTGAAAAGGAAATAATAAAAAATATCAAAAAACAAAATATTACGACAATAATTATTTCACACAGACTTTCTAGTATCACACCTTGCGATAAAGTATTATTTATAGACAATGGAAAAGTCAAAATGGACACCCATGAAAACATTTTAAAGCAAGATAAATCATACTCAGAAATTTTAAAATCTCAGTTTATTTCAGCTTAGCTCAGGGAAAAACAGGGCTTTTTTATATTAGTCTATGTAATCTTTTTGATAAAAAACATCGAGAAAAATAAAAAATAAGTAAAGTGTGTATAAAGATAAAATAAGGATTAATTACCTATGACAAATTATGTGGTAAAATAACTAAGAAGAAAAAAAAACAGAAAGGGGGTAAAAAATGAAAAGCTTTGTAATGAACATATGGATAACTACTTGGAAAAAACTATATGGTGAAAATATAGTAAATGAGTTATCTTCAAAATTTAACTTAGATGAACAAAATCTTTTAATTCCAACCAATAATGTTCCAGATGAATTGGTTGTCAATTTTTCCAAAGAATTGGCTCAAAAGGTTGGAAAAACATATGAAGAGCTCTGGCAAGAAACAGGATACCACAACATAAAATCTTTTCACTCTTTCTATCCAAGTTATTTTAAAAAGGAAGGAGCTTTATCTTTCATAAGTGCAATGGATAGTGTCCATAGAGTACTCACTAGAAGGATAAAAGGTGCAAAACCTCCAAGAATCATATATAACTATATTGATGAAAAAACTGCAGTTATTAGATATGAATCTCACAGAGATTTTAGAAACTACTTTTTAGGTCTTTTAAAAGGAGCAGCAGACTTTTTTAACGATCCACTAAAAATTGAAATCCTAAAACAAGATAATAATTCAAATGGTTCATTTATCGAAGTAAAAGTTGTTGCTACAAAGCCATATGGAAAAAGTGTAAAATTAAAACTTTACAAAGCTATCTCATTCGGTCTTTTAAAAAGTTTTACTACAAACTTAACTGTTATAATACCAACACTAACCTTTATACTTTCATTTTTATTTACAAAATACTTAGGTGCTTTACCTGGATCTATATTAACTGCGATTTCAATTCTAATGGGACTTCTTCTAATTAATAAAGATTTAAAAAATACCACAAAGAGTGTTGAAAAAATGATCAATATTTACAAAGAAAAAGACTTTAATGATATTTTGATAATATCTGGAGAAAAGGATTTTGAAAAATTATCAAAAAGCAATGTCGAAGCTCTATCAAATCTTAGAGAATTTTTTATAGGGCTCCAAGGAGATACTGAAGAAATTTTAAATTTCTCTAAAAAGACTTTAGAATCATCAGATGCAATTCAGGAAGAAATAGGAACAATGAAAGAGCTTTCAACACAGGTAGCCGATACTGCTGTCCAAATTAGTAATGATGCAGAAAGAATTTCAGAAGCGGTAACTTCAAATGTGGACACTATATCTCAAACAATAAATGAACAAAATCAAATAATAAATGACTTAAACACAGCAGTTGAAAAAATAATAACTGCGGCAAAAAATGTAGAAAATTCGGCATCAGGAATTAAATTAATGAGCGAGGAATTTGAAAAAATAACAAAGGAAAGTGAAGAACTCAAAAATCAGGCAAGTACAATCCAAGAAATTGCAAATACCGTTATGAATATAGCCGAACAAACAAACTTACTTGCACTTAATGCAGCAATAGAAGCTGCAAGAAGTGGAGAAGCAGGAAAAGGTTTTGCCGTAGTTGCCGATGAAATAAGAAAACTTGCTGAAGAAAGTAAAGAATCTGCCGTTAAAATTTCTCAATTTCTATCAACTGTTTCAAATGGTATCTCTCAATTAAGTTTAAGTGTCACAAAGGGATATGAAGAGCTTAAAAATCAATCATCTGAACTTGAAAATAGTGCACAAAAAAGTAAAGAATCAAGTGAAATTATTTCTAATATCACTTCTCAATTAAATGCTCTTGTTTCAACTTTAAACTCTGAAACAGAAAAACTTGAAAATATAACAACAAGTATACAAAATCTCCTTGCAATATCTGAAGAAAGTTCTGCAACAGCAGAAGAAATTAGTGCTACAATACAAAAGTTCTTGGATGAACTAGGATCAGTATTTGAAAATGTAAGAAAGACCATAAGTCTTATACAGACTATACAAGATAACTTCAATGAAATTAAAATATAAATGGCTCGGAAAACCGAGCCATTTTTTTACGTTCTATCAAAATATTTATCAATCTCATTAAAGGTAAGTTTTAAAAACAAAGGCCTTCCATGTGGGCAAGTTGTCAAATTTCTTTTAAAAACCTCTTCAATTAGTTTTTTTGCTTCACCTTCGGTAATATCATACCCTGTTCTAACAGCAGACTTACATGCTTTATCAGCTATTATATGCTTCATATTTTTTGTTCCCATCGAAGGTATCCTATATTCATCTATAATTTCCTTAAATATATCCTCAACATCTGATGGCTTTATAAAAGATGGTATAGATAAAATTTTAACCGATTCATCTTCAATTTTTACTTCAAATCCATTTTCTTTCAATTCATCAATCTTTTCTTTAACAATCTGCTTTAAACTTTTTCCAATCCTTATTTCGATAGGAATAATTAAATCAACTTTTTCAATACCCACTTTTAATTTTTCTAAGATTTGCTCGTAAATAAACCTTTCGTGTGCCGCATGAAAATCCATTATGTATATTCCATCTTCCATTTCAAATAAAACATACCTCTTTTTTAAAATAACTACATCATTTTTTACTTCTAAATTCTTTTCTGATATATCAAATAACATGCTTTTAGAATAATCTACATAATTTACACTTTCTTTGAACACACTATTGAATTTATCTTGAAAACTGTCGTTAGAAAAGCTAACATTTTTCGTCTCAAAACTGCTAACCTCTGATTTTGTTGTTTTCTCATTTATAGGCTTAACAAATATTTGTTTTGAAACAAATTTTTTTAATGCCTCTCTCACCGTTCTTGTTATGTCTGAATATATAATATTCGGATTTGAAAATTTTACCTCCAATTTTTGTGGATGAACATTAACATCAACCAGTTTTGATGGTACATTAATAAATAAAACACCGTATGGATGATCAACAAGTGCTTCACCATACCCATTTTCAAAAATGTAATAGAGCATTTTATCCATAACAAATCTTTTTTGTACAAAAAAGATCTGTCCTGTCCTATTTTTTCTATGATAATTAGGCGATGAAATTATCCCTTCAACGTATTTACCATTTATTAATGTATATTCTTTGACTTCAGGAAATATAAGTTTGAATCTTTCCTCAAGATTTGATGCTCTTGCGTTATATATTATTTCATTATCCGCTCTAAAGATAAATTCAACATCTGGATTTGAAAGCAAAAATTTTTCTACGTATTCTACTACATACCTTTTTTCCGTGGCTTCAGATTTCAAAAATTTACGTCTTGCAGGAACATTAAAAAATAAATCGTATACTTCTACTATTGTCCCTTTCTCAACAAGTGGATATTCATTAACAGATTTAATCTTTCCACCTATTGCCTCAAGTCTATGAGACTCACTTCCATTATTTGATGTAATAACTATCCTACTGACCTTTGCAATAGATGCCAGAGCTTCTCCTCTAAATCCAAAGGAAGATAGGTTATATATATCATCAAAATCATTTATCTTACTTGTTGTATGTTCATAAATAGAAAGGAGAAGGTCTTCACGTCCCATACCTTCTCCGTTATCTTTCACTTTTATATAACTTTTACCACCGCTTTTTATCTCTATCTCAATCTTTGTAGCACCTGCATCAAGTGAATTTTCAACAAGTTCTTTTACTACTGAATAAGGTCCTGCAACAACTTCTCCAGCTGCAATCTTTCCAATTACATGCTCAGGAAGTTTCTTTATCTTTCCCACTCTATAACACCTTCGATTCAAATGGTTTTAACCTTATTCCTTCAAATTCCTCTTCATGTCCAGAAATGTTATGATATATTCTAAGTGATTTTTCTCCATTTGTTACTGTATAACCAACTACAAATTCACTTGTTCTTAAATCAACAATCCATGAGTTTGTCATCCATTCATTTTCTTTTCTAAATTTAATCCATCTTTTTACAGTATTTAATAGACTGTCTTCTCTTTGAGATTGTTCCTCAACAGAAACACCAGTAAATGCATGGTTAAACCCTACAGATTTCCAAAGGGTTTGACCATCGCCAGAAAGTGAAGAATACCAAGGGAATGGTTCAATTACACTCTCAGTAAAGTAAGGATCATACACTCCCTTCATTCCAAGCTCATCGCCATAGAAAATAAATGGAATTCCTGGCGTTGTAAGGAGCATTGCAAAAAATACCTTTCTTTGATCCTCAGACTGCAAACTTGAAGCAAGCCTTGTCATATCATGGTTGCTGGAAAAATTTGAAGGAATGTAAAGTCCTCTATCATCGGTCAATGTTCTTGAAAAACAATCCCATATTTTATAGGTATTTCCATGATTAATTGATTCTCTCAATGCTTCTGTAAAATAAAAATTAAAGGAGCATCCAATTGTTTTTGCATATTCAGCAACTATTTCAGGTGCATCCCATACTTCAGTTACTGCAAAAACATCACTTTTTATACTTCTTGCTTTATCCATAATCTTTTTCCAAAATTGAATATTTTTTTCGTGATTGTAACTGAACTTCTTTTGTTGAAGATCATAATCATAAATATGTTTTGCAGCATCGAATCTAAAACCATCTATACCCATATTTAACCAAAATTCAACTATTTCAAGTGCCTTTTCAACAACCTTTTCATTTTCATAGTTTAAGTCTGGAGATGAACCTCCAAAAACACCATAATACCATCTACCATTATATGGATGCCAGATAACTTCATTATCCCAAGGTCTTTTCTCATTTAAGTCTACTCCATCATCTGCCCATAAAAAGAAATCTTCATATTTTTTATCGCCAGATACAGCAGCTTTAAACCATGGATGCCTTGATGATACGTGATTTAAAGGAAGATCAATCGCAATTTTTATTCCAGCCTCGTGAAGTTTTTCAACCATTTCTTTAAATTCATCAAGGGTTCCATATGAAGGTGTGGTGTCAAAGAAATCTATAATATCGTATCCATGGTAACTTGGAGCTTTAAAATGAGGCATTATCCAGACAAGATCAACACCTAAATCTTTTAGATAAGAAACAGCATTAGAAAGACCTTTAAAATCACCTGTTCCATCGTTGTTGTAATCATAAAAAGAGCGGATATAAATTTCGTATCCTACCATCTCTACTCCTCCTTGAATACTTCAAATTTTAGTGAATCACCATTTATTTCCATTATACCGTATGTTTCCATAGCTGTCCCTGGATTTATGAAACGCTTTCCACGGTATACTCTATCATCAGGTACATGACTATGTCCATATAATATAACATTAACATCATTATCAAACCAATTTACAATCCTTTCTGGAATTCTTATATGAGAACCGCTACCATGGGTCAAACCTATTGTAAACTTTCCAATTTTTACAACCTTTTGAGCAGGTAGATAATCCTTCACATCATAATCATCCATATTTCCAAATACGCCATGGAAATTTCTATTCAAACTTTGAAGAAACAAAACAGTATTTAGATCAACAAAATCTCCCAACGCAAAAATACCATCACATTCTTTTGCAATTTCCACAATTTTTGGATGCACTTGAAAGTTTCTGGTTGGAATATGAAGGTCGGAAATTACTAGAAATCTCATAAATACACTCCTTACACTTATTGTAATAAACCATTTACAAATAGATCGATGTTTTTTTGAGTTTTTGAGATATAAGATATATTTCTGTAATCTCTATCCTCTTTTAAAACCTCATTAAGTACCTCCACTGCTTGCATATCCAAAGTTCCTTTTTTAGCTGTATCATAGGTTATTTCAAATGCTTTTTCTTTTTCAAATCCTTTACGATATGGCCTATCCTCTAAAAGTGCGGAAAAATAATCTGCAACCTGTAAAATTTTATCCTCAAAACTCATCTCGTTTTCTTTTAATTTAAATGGATAACCACTTCCATCA comes from Thermosipho africanus Ob7 and encodes:
- a CDS encoding ABC transporter transmembrane domain-containing protein, which gives rise to MSHTLNLDYETLKNYNSSNIVSMPTSDIYKLAPSMVNFISTVVFNIIHFLVISAILVWLNIKLLIIAFCSLPIYYLLLKTFETWLNSHSRNEREKYSEKNELSSMNFKWNN
- a CDS encoding ATP-binding cassette domain-containing protein, coding for MYILIQNFIASITYVTNGKISLGTLIAFYSYKQLICEPIQIINSEIIKIQKLEPYAEKYIKFLSEKIEKEKGSQTIEKTSIAVETLSFGYDKNLLENISFEIDENETIAIVVRNGSGKSTLMKILINLFKNKSGKIYICNKNLEDIPEENIKHAIKLAKIDFKNLNDPVSENTLSEGQKMRIILARALARKPKILILDETLSGIDTEIEKEIIKNIKKQNITTIIISHRLSSITPCDKVLFIDNGKVKMDTHENILKQDKSYSEILKSQFISA
- a CDS encoding heme NO-binding domain-containing protein — its product is MKSFVMNIWITTWKKLYGENIVNELSSKFNLDEQNLLIPTNNVPDELVVNFSKELAQKVGKTYEELWQETGYHNIKSFHSFYPSYFKKEGALSFISAMDSVHRVLTRRIKGAKPPRIIYNYIDEKTAVIRYESHRDFRNYFLGLLKGAADFFNDPLKIEILKQDNNSNGSFIEVKVVATKPYGKSVKLKLYKAISFGLLKSFTTNLTVIIPTLTFILSFLFTKYLGALPGSILTAISILMGLLLINKDLKNTTKSVEKMINIYKEKDFNDILIISGEKDFEKLSKSNVEALSNLREFFIGLQGDTEEILNFSKKTLESSDAIQEEIGTMKELSTQVADTAVQISNDAERISEAVTSNVDTISQTINEQNQIINDLNTAVEKIITAAKNVENSASGIKLMSEEFEKITKESEELKNQASTIQEIANTVMNIAEQTNLLALNAAIEAARSGEAGKGFAVVADEIRKLAEESKESAVKISQFLSTVSNGISQLSLSVTKGYEELKNQSSELENSAQKSKESSEIISNITSQLNALVSTLNSETEKLENITTSIQNLLAISEESSATAEEISATIQKFLDELGSVFENVRKTISLIQTIQDNFNEIKI
- the mutL gene encoding DNA mismatch repair endonuclease MutL, with product MGKIKKLPEHVIGKIAAGEVVAGPYSVVKELVENSLDAGATKIEIEIKSGGKSYIKVKDNGEGMGREDLLLSIYEHTTSKINDFDDIYNLSSFGFRGEALASIAKVSRIVITSNNGSESHRLEAIGGKIKSVNEYPLVEKGTIVEVYDLFFNVPARRKFLKSEATEKRYVVEYVEKFLLSNPDVEFIFRADNEIIYNARASNLEERFKLIFPEVKEYTLINGKYVEGIISSPNYHRKNRTGQIFFVQKRFVMDKMLYYIFENGYGEALVDHPYGVLFINVPSKLVDVNVHPQKLEVKFSNPNIIYSDITRTVREALKKFVSKQIFVKPINEKTTKSEVSSFETKNVSFSNDSFQDKFNSVFKESVNYVDYSKSMLFDISEKNLEVKNDVVILKKRYVLFEMEDGIYIMDFHAAHERFIYEQILEKLKVGIEKVDLIIPIEIRIGKSLKQIVKEKIDELKENGFEVKIEDESVKILSIPSFIKPSDVEDIFKEIIDEYRIPSMGTKNMKHIIADKACKSAVRTGYDITEGEAKKLIEEVFKRNLTTCPHGRPLFLKLTFNEIDKYFDRT
- a CDS encoding alpha-amylase family glycosyl hydrolase, whose amino-acid sequence is MVGYEIYIRSFYDYNNDGTGDFKGLSNAVSYLKDLGVDLVWIMPHFKAPSYHGYDIIDFFDTTPSYGTLDEFKEMVEKLHEAGIKIAIDLPLNHVSSRHPWFKAAVSGDKKYEDFFLWADDGVDLNEKRPWDNEVIWHPYNGRWYYGVFGGSSPDLNYENEKVVEKALEIVEFWLNMGIDGFRFDAAKHIYDYDLQQKKFSYNHEKNIQFWKKIMDKARSIKSDVFAVTEVWDAPEIVAEYAKTIGCSFNFYFTEALRESINHGNTYKIWDCFSRTLTDDRGLYIPSNFSSNHDMTRLASSLQSEDQRKVFFAMLLTTPGIPFIFYGDELGMKGVYDPYFTESVIEPFPWYSSLSGDGQTLWKSVGFNHAFTGVSVEEQSQREDSLLNTVKRWIKFRKENEWMTNSWIVDLRTSEFVVGYTVTNGEKSLRIYHNISGHEEEFEGIRLKPFESKVL
- a CDS encoding metallophosphoesterase family protein translates to MRFLVISDLHIPTRNFQVHPKIVEIAKECDGIFALGDFVDLNTVLFLQSLNRNFHGVFGNMDDYDVKDYLPAQKVVKIGKFTIGLTHGSGSHIRIPERIVNWFDNDVNVILYGHSHVPDDRVYRGKRFINPGTAMETYGIMEINGDSLKFEVFKEE